The Caulobacter sp. FWC2 region AGGGTCGGACGGCCGTCGAACCGCGCCTCCAGGCGATGGAAGAGGTAGGTCAGGACCGGCGCCACGACCGTCGGCGTCTTGATCAGCGTGTCGGTCTCGAAGCACTGGACATCGCTGAGGTCCAAACCGTCCTCGGCCGCGTCCAGCAACCGGCCGAAAGGTCCGTCCAGCGTGTACGGCGCCAGGGCCATCTTCAGGTCGTTCGATTGCAACAGCATCGACAGACCGGTCAGGGTCCGCTCAGCGGGCGGGGCGCTGGCTAGGCTTCCCAAGGCCGACCACAGCGTCTCCTTGATCGCGGGCGTGACGAGCACGTTCTCGTTGGCGATCAGATCGCACAGCCACTCGATCGCCCAAGCCCGTTCGCCCGGTTCGTCGATCTGTCGGAGCGGCTGGAAGGCAAGGCCCGCGTCCGCGGCGAGGCCATGGTGACGTCCGCCCATGGCCAGCACCGCCGCACGCGACGAGAAGCGCTTGTCGAACACGTAGACCTGGGCGCCGGGGTAGCGCCGAAACTGGAATTCCAGCAGCGCCAGAAGCACCGACTTGCCCGCACCTGTCGGGCCGGCGTGCAGTTGGTGGCCGACATCCTCCAGATGCGTCGAATAGCGAAATGGGGTCGAGCCGCTGGTCACGGCGTAGAAGGTCGGCGGCCCCTTGAGATGGGCGTTGCCCGCCTGCCCGGCCCAAACCGACGACAGCGGCATCAGGTGGGCCAGGTTCAGCGTGTGCACCAGGGGCTGGCGGACATTGGCGTAGACCTGGCCTGGCAACGAGCCGAGCCAGGCCTCCACGGCGTTGACCTGCTCGCGCATGGCGGTGAAGCCAAGGCCGCTCAGGATCCGCTCGACCTGGCGCACCTTCTCCTCGGCCGCCTCTCGATCGGCGTCCATCACCGTGATGGTCGTGGTGAGGTAGCCAAAGGCGACCAGGTCGCCGCCCAGCTCCTGCAAGGCCAGATCAGCGTCGGCCAGCTGGTTGTCGGCGTCGCTGTCGGTCAGCGGCACGGGCTCGTTGCTGATCACCTCGCGCAGGATCTGCACGACGGACTTTCGCTTGTTGAACCACTGGCGGCGGATACGGCCCAAGGCCTTGGCCGCGTCGGGCTTGTCCAAGGCGATGAACCGCGTGGTCCAGCGATAGGCGAAGCCCTGGTGGTTCAGGGCGTCGAGCAGGCCGGGCCGCGTGGTGTTGGGGAAACCCAACACCGTCACCGTTCGCAGGTGCTGGTCGCCCAACCGTGGCTCGATCCCGCCGCTAAACGGCGTGTCGACCAACAGGCCGTCCAGATACATCGGTGTCTCGGGAACGGCGACGCGATGGCGTTTGGCCGAGATCGCCGCATGCAGGAAGGTCAGGGTCTCTGCGTCGTCCAGCGGACGGATCAACGGCATGAAGCCCGACAGCAGGTCCAGGATCCTGTCGGTCTGGGCGATGAAGGCCCGCAGCTCCTGGCGCCAATCGCGGCCCTGCCGGCCGGCCTCGCGCTCAATCAAAGCGCGCTCGGCCCGGCTGACCTGATCGGCCGGCGGAAGGTAAAAGAAGGTCAGGTGGCAACGGGTCTCGAAGAGCTCGGCTCTGCGCCCGTCGAAGCCGCCTCGCCGCTCCTCATCCACCAGCCAGGAAGCGGCGTCAGGAAAGTGGCTATTGGGATAGCCCAGCGCCGGCGTGCGATCAGCGTCGAAGAACAACGCCCAGCCGCTGCCCAGACGCTTGAGCGCGTTGTTGGCCCGCGCGCAGACACCGACCAGTTCGGCCTCGGTGGCGCTTTCAAGGTCGGGCCCCCGGAACCGGAAGGTGCGCTGGAAGCCGCCATCCTTGTTGAGCACGACACCGGGGGCGACCAGCGCCGCCCACGGCAGATGATCTGCAAGCCGATCGGCGCTGTCACGGTATTCGCGAAGGTTCAGCATCGCAGCCACCCCTTCTGACGCAGGTGGCGCATCAGGACCGGCGCGAAGTCCGGATCCCGTTTGGCGGCGAACACCGTCAGGCTGTGGCCGATCACCCACACCACCAGGCCCGGGATCCATTGCTGGAGACCAAGGCCCAAGGCCCCCGCCAGGGTGCCGTTGAGGATGGCGATCGACCGCGGCGCGCCGCCCAGCAGGATCGGAGCGGTCAGCGCCCGATGCAGGGGGATCTCGAAACCCGAGATCCCAGCGCCCGAAGAGGTGGCCGGCCCGGTCATGCGATCAGGGCTCCCCCGCCGAAGCTGAAGAACGACAGGAAGAAGCTCGAAGCGGCGAACGCGATGCTGAGCCCGAAGACGATCTGGATCAGCTTACGAAAGCCGCCGCTGGTCTCGCCGAAGGCCAGACCGAGGCCGGTGGTGATGATCACCAGCACGGCAACGATCTTGGCGACGGGCCCTTGGACGGACTCCAGGACCTGCTGGAGCGGCTCTTCCCAAGGCATGCCGGAGCCGGCGGCCTGGGCCTGGGCGCTGATGAGGAGGGTCAGGGTGGTGGTAAAAAGCAGCGGACGCGGATCACGCTGCGCGCAGCAAGCGGCGCGATGAAACATCATCAATCTCCGTCTCTTAGGGCTATGAGCTGAGGCGGGTCGAGGTCGACGACGAGGTAGTCGCCGCCGGAGTCGAGGCCCGTGACCCGGGCGAGGCGCTCGACACGTCGGCCGGTTCCCCGGCCACGTATGAAGACCAGGAGATCGACCGCTTCGGCGATCAGCCGGCGCGGAACGGCGACCACGCTCTCCTGGACGAGTTGCTCCAGCCGGTAGAGGGCTGAGCGGGCGGAGTTGGCGTGGATGGTGGAGAGTCCGCCGGGATGACCGGTGTTCCAGGCCTTGAGGAGGTCGAGCGCCTCGCCGCCGCGCACCTCGCCGACGACGATCCGGTCGGGACGCAGCCGCAGGGTCGAGCGCACCAGATCGCTCATGCTGACCACGCCCGGGCGGGTGCGCAGGGCCACGCAGTCGGGCGCGGCGCACTGCAGCTCGGGCACGTCCTGCAGGATGACGACCCGCTCGTCGTGCCTAGCGACCTCGGCCAGGAGGGCGTTGGCCAAGGTGGTCTTGCCCGCCGAGGTCGCCCCGACGATCAGGATGTTGTCGCGATCGGTGACCGCTTGGCGCAGCAGGTCGGCCTGAACCGGCGCCAGCACGCCGTCGGCGACATAGTCGTCCAGGGTGTGGATGCGGCTGGCTGGCTTGCGGATGGAAAAGCAGGGTCCAGCCGACACCGGCGGGAGCACCCCTTCGAACCGCTCGCCGGTCAGGGCGCCGCCGCGCGGCGGAAGGTCGCCGCTGATGATCGGGGCGCCGGCGTGGACCTCGGCCCGCACATGGCTGGCGACCAGGCGGATGATCCGCTCGACCTCGGTCGGGGCCAGCACCACGCCGGTGTCGACTCGGCCCTCGCCCAAGCGATCCAGCCGCAGGACCCCGTCGGGATTGACCATCACCTCGACGACGGCCGGGTCCGCCAAGGCCGCCTGAATGGCGGGCCCCATGGCCGTACGCAGCATGGTGCGGCGGCGCTCGAAGGTTTCGGGTTGGATGAGGCTCATCGCGCCCCCTCCCCGCCTTCGAGATCTTCTGCGCCGAGGGTCTGGCGGCCGCTGGCCAGCTGGCGGCCAACTTGATCGACGAACCGCTGGAAGCGTTCGCGTCCGATGGCCTGGGCGGCCTTGTCGGCCTCGGGCAGCGGCGCGGTGACGGTCAGCTGGTAGCGGACGAAGAGCGCCAGGCTCTCCAGCAGGATCTTCTGATCGCGTTCGATGCGGCCCAGCTGGCGGCTCATCCGGTCCAGCCGCAGCTTGAACAGGGCGTCCAGTTCGCTGGCGGCGCGGCGGTCGAGATAGGCGCGCAGGGCGTCCGCGACGATCGCCGACTTGGAGGTCCCGGGCTTTCCGCCCAGCCGATCGAGCTGCTCGGTCAGGGCGTCGTCAAGATAGAGGTGATGACGGGGCTTCATGGCGCCGCCCCTCAAAAGGCCGGGAGGAGATCGTCGTCGCCGCGATCGCCCCCCTCGTTCATGGCGTGGGCGCGGGCGATGGGCTGGCCGGCCCGGGCGCGCTCAAGCGCCTGGCGATCGGCGACCACGTCGCCCTCATCATCCGCCAGCCCCAGACCCAACTCGGTCTCATCGGCGGCGGGACGGACGACGACTTCGTCGAACAGGCCCGGATGGCGCTCCTGCTGCAGGCCGCCTTCCGCCCCCGCCTCCAGATCGTCGTCGGCCTCGGTGGCCAGCCCCGCATGGGGACCGCGCACCTGGCCGCCCCAGTCGTCGCCGCGCGTGGGCG contains the following coding sequences:
- a CDS encoding TrbC/VirB2 family protein — translated: MMFHRAACCAQRDPRPLLFTTTLTLLISAQAQAAGSGMPWEEPLQQVLESVQGPVAKIVAVLVIITTGLGLAFGETSGGFRKLIQIVFGLSIAFAASSFFLSFFSFGGGALIA
- the trbB gene encoding P-type conjugative transfer ATPase TrbB, coding for MSLIQPETFERRRTMLRTAMGPAIQAALADPAVVEVMVNPDGVLRLDRLGEGRVDTGVVLAPTEVERIIRLVASHVRAEVHAGAPIISGDLPPRGGALTGERFEGVLPPVSAGPCFSIRKPASRIHTLDDYVADGVLAPVQADLLRQAVTDRDNILIVGATSAGKTTLANALLAEVARHDERVVILQDVPELQCAAPDCVALRTRPGVVSMSDLVRSTLRLRPDRIVVGEVRGGEALDLLKAWNTGHPGGLSTIHANSARSALYRLEQLVQESVVAVPRRLIAEAVDLLVFIRGRGTGRRVERLARVTGLDSGGDYLVVDLDPPQLIALRDGD
- a CDS encoding VirB3 family type IV secretion system protein — its product is MTGPATSSGAGISGFEIPLHRALTAPILLGGAPRSIAILNGTLAGALGLGLQQWIPGLVVWVIGHSLTVFAAKRDPDFAPVLMRHLRQKGWLRC
- the trbE gene encoding conjugal transfer protein TrbE, which produces MLNLREYRDSADRLADHLPWAALVAPGVVLNKDGGFQRTFRFRGPDLESATEAELVGVCARANNALKRLGSGWALFFDADRTPALGYPNSHFPDAASWLVDEERRGGFDGRRAELFETRCHLTFFYLPPADQVSRAERALIEREAGRQGRDWRQELRAFIAQTDRILDLLSGFMPLIRPLDDAETLTFLHAAISAKRHRVAVPETPMYLDGLLVDTPFSGGIEPRLGDQHLRTVTVLGFPNTTRPGLLDALNHQGFAYRWTTRFIALDKPDAAKALGRIRRQWFNKRKSVVQILREVISNEPVPLTDSDADNQLADADLALQELGGDLVAFGYLTTTITVMDADREAAEEKVRQVERILSGLGFTAMREQVNAVEAWLGSLPGQVYANVRQPLVHTLNLAHLMPLSSVWAGQAGNAHLKGPPTFYAVTSGSTPFRYSTHLEDVGHQLHAGPTGAGKSVLLALLEFQFRRYPGAQVYVFDKRFSSRAAVLAMGGRHHGLAADAGLAFQPLRQIDEPGERAWAIEWLCDLIANENVLVTPAIKETLWSALGSLASAPPAERTLTGLSMLLQSNDLKMALAPYTLDGPFGRLLDAAEDGLDLSDVQCFETDTLIKTPTVVAPVLTYLFHRLEARFDGRPTLMVLDEAWKFLDTPLFAARIREWLKELRKRNVAVIFATQSLADIVDSPIMPAIIDGCPQRIFLANDRAIEPLSRKVYEGLGLNERQIELIARATPKRHYYLQSRLGNRLFELGLGPVALALCGASDPSVQAQIDQVLAEHGEAGFAAGFLAARGLPWASALITDFVAPTPSEEITP
- a CDS encoding CopG family transcriptional regulator; translated protein: MKPRHHLYLDDALTEQLDRLGGKPGTSKSAIVADALRAYLDRRAASELDALFKLRLDRMSRQLGRIERDQKILLESLALFVRYQLTVTAPLPEADKAAQAIGRERFQRFVDQVGRQLASGRQTLGAEDLEGGEGAR